CGCCGACACGGCCCGGAACCAGGAGcgcagcacctgcagctcacctgggcaggggcacagcGGGgtcagcccggccccgccccccggccccgccccccccccggcccGCTCTTACTGGGCAGACTGGTCTCGtcctggagcactgggaacaGGCTGCCCCACACCACCACGTCAGCCACCGAGGCGGCgtcctgggggacacagggacacggtggggcactgggagggactgggagggactgggagagtgaactggggcactgggaggacATGTAGGAGGAATAGAGAcaaactgggatgaactgggggcactgggagggactgggagagtgaactgggggcactgggagtgtgtactgggggcactgggagggactgggagagtgaactggggcactgggaggacATGTAGGAGGAATAGAGACAAACTGGGATGAACTGCGGGCACTGGGAGGGATTGGGAGTGTgtactgggggcactgggagggactgggagtgtgaactgggggcactgggagggactgggaggacATGTAGGAGGAATAGAGAcaaactgggatgaactgggggcactgggagggactgggagtgTGAactggggcactgggagggactgggagcatgaactgggggcactgggagtgCCACGCAGGAGGAACAGAgacaaactgggacaaactgggggcactgggagggagcGGGTGCTGGTGCCAGGTTAggccagcactgggagctgcagggtggcactgggggcactgggggcactgggggtcaGCAGTGGCCCGCCCTCCCCCCCTCAGGACACACCTGTCCCGCAGGTGGCAGCgagccccccccgccccgcccagGGCCCCCCACTCACCCCGGCCAGGTGGGAGGTGCCGCTCCGGGCCAGGTGCTGCTCCAGGTGagccaggaggggctgcaggagccccaggGCGTCGggccccgcccggccctgcACCAGCCGCAGGTACAGGGCAGCGGCCACCgccggctggggacagcgggggacagcggggacaatggggacaatgggggaCAACGGGGACAATGGGGGTCACAGCGGGGACACAGCGGGGACAATGGGGGGACAATGGGGGTCACAgcggggacaatggggacacagcggggacacagcggggacaatggggacaatgggggacaatggggacaatgggggtCACAGCGGGGACACAgcggggacaatggggacaatgggggacaatggggacaatgggggtcacagcagggacacagcggGGACAACGGGGGGACAACGGGGACAAtgggggacaatggggacagcggggacaatGGGGGACAATGGGGGTCACAgcggggacaatggggacacagCGGGGATAACGGGGGACAACGGGGACAATGGGGGTCACAGCGGGGACACAGCGGGGACAACGGAGGGACAATGGGGGTCACAGCGGGGGGACAATGGGGGTCACAGCGGGGGGACAATGGGGGTCACAGCGGGGACAACGGGGGGACAGTAGGGGTCAGAGCGGGGACACAGCACGGTCACATCatgggggacagtgggggacacAGCGGGGAACAGAgtggggggacagcggggggacaggGAGCACGGAGCGCCCCGGGGGCACAGCGGGGGTCGCACCGGGGGGGACAGGACAGCAAAGAGCCCGGGGGTCGCACCGGGGGTCGCACcgggggggacagggagcagagcccccgGGGGTCGCACCGGGGGTCGCACcgggggggacagggagcagagcccccgGGGGTCGCACCGGGGGTCGCAccggggggacagggagcagagcccccgGGGGTCGCTCACCTGCAGCTCCGTGGCCTCCCATTCCAGCCACTGCGTGGTGAGGTCGGTGGGCTCCTCCCCACGGCACAGGTGGAAGTACCTGGGGgggcgggcaggggaggggtcGGGGCAGGTTCGGGGGTTCGGGGCAGGCTCGGGGGGTTCGGGGCGTGCACCGGGGGTTCGGGGCAGGCTCGGGGCCGCCGTGCGGggccccccgcgccgcccggaCTCACTGGCAGATGGCGTTGGGAGAGAAGAGGACGGCGCCGctgtccagctccagctgcagctccggCCCGGGGGCCCGCGGGGCGCTCGGCCGCTCTGCGCGGAGGGACAGGCTCAGGCCCGTCCCCGGGGCCGGGACGGGGTCGGGCCCCCgcgagcggcggggccggggggggtcGCGGCCGTGCCGGTCTCACCTGCGGGGCCGCCCAGGTGCGGCCGGAcgggcgcgggggcggcggcggcggccgcgaGCACCTTGAGCGCGGCGGGAGCGCCCGGCGGGACCCGGAGCCGCATggcgggggggcggggccgcgcggcggggggggcggggccgtGCGCGCGGCAcggcgggaggggcggggccgcgcggcgggaggggcggggccggcgctgcTCGCCCCGCCCCAAGTCTCGCGAGAGCGCTGGCGGGATGTTGCCATGGCAACGGGACGCGGCAGCGGGGCCGCCATGGCCGGGATGGGAACGGGGACGGGATAGAACGGGATAGAAACAGGGATAAGAACGGGATAGAACGGGATAGAAACAGGGATAAGAACGGGATAGAAACAGGGATAAGAACGGGATAGAACGGGATAGAAACAGGGATAAGAACGGGATAGAAACAGGGATAAGAACGGGATAGAACGGGATAGAAACAGGGATAAGAACGGGATAGAAACAGGGATAAGAACGGGATAGAACGGGATAGAAACAGGGATAAGAACGGGATAGAAACAGGGATAAGAACGGGATAGAACGGGATAGAAACAGGGATAAGAACGGGATAGAACGGGATAGAAACAGGGATAAGAACGGGACAGGATAATGGGATAACAACGGGATAGCAACGGGATAGAAACAGGGATGGGATAACGGAATAATGGGATAAGAACGGAACGGGAACGGGGATGGGATAACAGGATAATGGGGATGGAATAATGGGATAACAACGGGACAACAACGGGGACAGGATAATGGGATAACAACGGGATAACGGGATGGGAACAGGATGAcaggataatgggataatgggatgggaaaatgggatccatgggatgggataacGGGATTATGGGAACATTGGGAACATTGGGAACattgggaatggtgggaatggtGGGACGGGGGGTCCCAGGTGACCCCGAGGCCGTTCTGCACCGACTCCAGTCCCGGGGCTGAAGGAACCCAAGGTTGGGATTTCACCCCAAATTTTGTGAATTTAACCCCAACTTAGTGAACCTCACCCAAATCCAGTGGATTTAACCCAGATTTCATTCGTTTAACCcaatttttgttctgtttaggCCAGATTTCAGTGGTTTTACCCAAATTTTGGTAATTTGCCCCTGTTTAAGCCACAACTCCCCGCCAAGTTTaaccactttttatttttccacttaaaTATTCTCTTTAAATACAGCATCGTCCCGGGAAACTGcggaaaagcaggaaaaacaaataatagTGGGGAGAAGCTTTGGATTCACTTGGTGGCGTTAAATGTGGagttaaaatggaaattaaaaaccgaaaaatgaaataaaaaattgaatagaaaaaaaaggaaaagaaaaaatgaagttcaaaagggaaataaattgaATTGAAAAAGAGAGAACTGCAAGTAAAAAttcaataaagaaataaaaaggcaataaaaagagggaaaggaaataaaaccaaaagtttaaaaaattaaatttaaaagggaagaaaaacggaattaaaaattaaaggaatacaaagaagtagaaaaaagagaataaaaaaaccaaaaaaggaaatcaaaatgGCATTAAAGGTTCCGAAGCCGCTTTGGGTGCCCTGGGGGGGAGTTTGGGGATCCCCGGGGTTTTTGGGGGGCAGATCCATGAAATCCAGAGTGGATCAAATCCAACGAGGGGAAAGGGCCAAACCCCACCCGATCCCACcgagcctgggctgggggaaaTGGGAtaaatctgggaattctggtGGGGTTTGGATGAAATGGGAtaaatctgggaattctggtGGGGTTTGGGTGAAATGGGATAAATCCGGGAATTctggcagggtttggggtgaaaTGGGATAAATCCGGGAATTCTGGTGAGGTTTGGGTGAAATGGGAtaaatctgggaattctggtGAGGTTTGGGGTGAAATGGGATAAATCCAATAATTCTGGCAGGGTTTGGATGAAATGGGAtaaatctgggaattctgggaggGTCTGGGTGAAATGGGAtaaatctgggaattctggtGAGGTTTGGGTGAAATGGGATAAATCCAAGAATtctggtggggtttggggtgaaatgggataaatctgggaattctggtGAGGTTTGGGTGAAATGGGAtaaatctgggaattctggtGAGGTTTGGGTGAAATGGGATAAATCCAAGAATTCTGGGAGGGTTTGGGTGAAATGGGATAAATCCAAGAAttctgggagggtttggggtgaaaTGGGATAAATCCAAGAATTctgggagggttttggggtgaaatggGATAAATCCGGGAATTCCGTggtttgggaagcagcagctcgGGGGATCCGGGGGAtccagggcaggatttggggtgccctgcccctcctccctGACCTCAGGGGACAAGGCCGGGTTTGGGGCCgctcctgtgggatttgggggctcCCCGGGGGCTTTGGGGGCCACTGGGCTGGGAACcggcccctccccgcccccACTGAGCCCCCTGGGAAATCCCTGCTGACCCCCCCAAAGCCACTCTGGATCCCCTAAACCCCTTGGAACCCCCTTAAGCCCCCCTGAACCCCTTCAACACCCCCTCAAGTGCCCTTTAAATGGTTTTAACCCCCTTTTGAACCCCCAAAATAACCCTTGGAACCCCCTTGAACCCCCCTGACTCTGCCAAACACTTTGAAATCTCTTTTGAAGCGCTCAAAATCCTCTGAACACCGTTAAATCCCTCCCTGAACCCCCAAAAACCACATCTGAACCCCCAAATGCCCCTCTGAATCCCCTTTTTAACCCCTTACACCCCTCCTTTGAACCCAGTTAAggcccccaaatccccttttaaACCCCCTTAAATCTTCTGAACTCACTTAAATCCCCTTTTGAGCACCTAAAAAAG
This is a stretch of genomic DNA from Vidua macroura isolate BioBank_ID:100142 unplaced genomic scaffold, ASM2450914v1 whyUn_scaffold_107, whole genome shotgun sequence. It encodes these proteins:
- the LOC128822801 gene encoding uncharacterized protein LOC128822801, which gives rise to MDVLFLVNPTSWSPCNSLCCSSGEINLGQEQFQPGKRQEWGKIGMWGDPEWLWGGQQGFPRGLSGGGEGPVPSPVAPKAPGEPPNPTGAAPNPALSPEVREEGQGTPNPALDPPDPPSCCFPNHGIPGFIPFHPKTLPEFLDLSHFTPNPPRILGFIPFHPNPPRILGFIPFHPNLTRIPRFIPFHPNLTRIPRFIPFHPKPHQNSWIYPISPKPHQNSQIYPISPRPSQNSQIYPISSKPCQNYWIYPISPQTSPEFPDLSHFTPNPARIPGFIPFHPNPTRIPRFIPFHPNPTRIPRFIPFPPAQARWDRVGFGPFPSLDLIHSGFHGSAPQKPRGSPNSPPGHPKRLRNL